Within Pseudomonas alloputida, the genomic segment AACGCTTTACCGTCGTCCATCCCGATTGCGCGGCGATCGATGTCGGTGGTCGAGAGCATTTCGTGGCGGTCGATCCCCGGCACGAAAATCCCGTCCAGTCGTTCACGTCCTTTACTGACGACCTGCTCAAGATGGCTAACTGGCTTGAAAGCCTGGGGATCAAGGTCGTTGCCATGGAATCCACGGGGGTTTATTGGATTCCAATTTACGAGATTCTCAGCGAGCGCGGTTTTGACGTTTATCTCGTCAATGCCAGAGCAACTCGGCAAATCACGGGCCGTAAATCAGATGTGCTGGATTGCCAGTGGATCTGGCAGCTGATGACTCATGGACTGCTCAGAGGCGCATTCCGCCCCGATGATCTGACCTGCTGCGTCCGGTCATTGGTCAGGCAGCGTGCTTCCAAAGTGAAAGACCAGGCGCAGACGCTGAACCGGATGCAAAAGGCCATGAGCCAAATGAACATCCAGCTGGCCAATGTCATCAGTGATATTTCCGGTGTAACTGGCATGAAGATTTTGCGGGCCATCTGCGCAGGTGAACGGGACCCAGTGCAACTGGCTGAACTAACCGACCGCCGCATCAAGGCAGGCAAGGAGGCTGTCGCTCGGAGTCTTCATGGCAATTGGCGGCGCGAGCATTTGCATGCGCTAACTCAGGAATTGGCTGCCTATGACTTCCTGGAGCAGCAAATTGCAGATTGTGACGACGCCATAAAAGCCGCGTTAGAGCAGTTGCCGGTGCTGCAAAACAAGCCAGAGCCATCCAAGAAGCCTTTACGGAGCCCACACCGAAACGGCGCCCAACAGACTGTATTGCATCAGACTTTGTGGAAAGTTCTTGGCGTGGACCTAACCGCAATTCCAACCATTGGGGTGGACACTGCATTAGTGCTGGCAGGGGAGATCGGTACAGATCTATCACGCTTCCCGTCCTCACAGCACTTCTGCTCTTGGTTGGGACTGGCTCCCCCTACCCGAATTTCCGGCGGTCATCGACTGGCAGGTGGTGGGCCCAAAATAGTCAATCGAGCAGCGCAAGCACTCAAGCAGGCTGCATCCAATGCCCGTAACGACAAGGGTTTCATTGGCGCATCGCACCGAGCCAGACTGACTCGAATGGATACCAGCTGCGCCATCAAGGCCACTGCGCATCAGTTGGCACGTCTGGTGTACAACCTGTTAACCAAGAAGCAGGCTTATGTTGAACAAGGTCTTGAGGAGTTCGAAACCAGAAGCCAAGACCGGCAGGTCCGGGCTTTGCTTCGCAAAGCCCGGAAACTGGGGTATCAACTGGTGGCCGCTTGAGTGCTTAGAAAACAATGGGTTGCATTTTGTTTGATGAGAGATCACCCAGCCCTTCCGGGCTGCGCTGTCGCACAGCAAACAGGATGCGCATGACGTCAGATCTGCACTGACATCGAGATCTAGAAAAGCATTCGCCGACTGATCCGGGTAGGTCAGCCGCCGAATACTTTGCTATGGTTCCCAATGCGCGGGAAAGAGGCCGTAGACCGCACTGGTGTGCTGCTTTGCTCCCGAATGAGAGAGTGGCCCAAATGGCATCGGCGTTAATCCCTGTCGGCACAGCTTGCTGTGACCACGTATAGAAGAGTGAACACTTCGCCGCCATTGACCCCGCGCGCCTGTTTTTTTCGCTAGAAAGAACAGTGGGTTATCTTTTGTTTGATAGAAGAAGCCAAGACCGGCAGGTCCGGGCTTTGCTTCGCAAAGCCCGGAAACTGGGGTATCAACTGGTGGCCGCTTGAGTGCTTAGAAAACAATGGGTTGCATTTTGTTTGATGAGAGATCACCCAGCCCTTCCGGGCTGCGCTGTCGCACAGCAAACAGGATGCGCATGACGTCAGATCTGCACTGACATCGAGATCTAGAAAAGCATTCGCCGACTGATCCGGGTAGGTCAGCCGCCGAATACTTTGCTATGGTTCCCAATGCGCGGGAAAGAGGCCGTAGACCGCACTGGTGTGCTGCTTTGCTCCCGAATGAGAGAGTGGCCCAAATGGCATCGGCGTTAATCCCTGTCGGCACAGCTTGCTGTGACCACGTATAGAAGAGTGAACACTTCGCCGCCATTGACCCCGCGCGCCTGTTTTTTTCGCTAGAAAGAACAGTGGGTTATCTTTTGTTTGATAGAAGCCAGACTGACTCGAATGGATACCAGCTGCGCCATCAAAGCCACTGCGCATCAGTTGGCACGTCTGGTGTACAACCTGTTAACCAAGAAGCAGGCTTATGTTGAACAAGGTCTTGAGGAGTTCGAAGCCAGAAGCCAAGACCGGCAGGTCCGGGCTTTGCTTCGCAAAGCCCGGAAACTGGGGTATCAACTGGTGGCCGCTTGAGTGCTTAGAAAACAATGGGTTGCATTTTGTTTGATGAGAGAAGCCAAGACCGGCAGGTCCGGGCTTTGCTTCGCAAAGCCCGGAAACTGGGGTATCAACTGGTGGCCGCTTGAGTGCTTAGAAAACAATGGGTTGCATTTTGTTTGATGAGAGATCACCCAGCCCTTCCGGGCTGCGCTGTCGCACAGCAAACAGGATGCGCATGACGTCAGATCTGCACTGACATCGAGATCTAGAAAAGCATTCGCCGACTGATCCGGGTAGGTCAGCCGCCGAATACTTTGCTATGGTTCCCAATGCGCGGGAAAGAGGCCGTAGACCGCACTGGTGTGCTGCTTTGCTCCCGAATGAGAGAGTGGCCCAAATGGCATCGGCGTTAATCCCTGTCGGCACAGCTTGCTGTGACCACGTATAGAAGAGTGAACACTTCGCCGCCATTGACCCCGCGCGCCTGTTTTTTTCGCTAGAAAGAACAGTGGGTTATCTTTTGTTTGATAGAAGCGGGTTCACCCGCGAAAGGGCCAGACCAGGCAACCGAACCTTCAGGCCCGCCACCGCTCCAAGCAACACCCTGTAACGGCCCGGAACACGTTCCGGGCCGTTTTCATTTAAAATTCCGCCTCTTGGCAACGTCAGGCAAAGGTAAACCTCTGGTAAAGGCCCTTTGCTAAAACGATGGCAGTGCTTATCGTTCATCCTCCTCAAGTCGTCATTCCGAACAAGGTTCGTTCAACCCATGCAAGCGTCCAATTCCCGTTCCCTTCGTCGCTGGCTCGTCGGCCTGCTGATCCTGCTGCTGGTGGCTGCACTAGCCTGGTGGCTGTGGCCCGCAGCGACGCCTGCGCATAAAGAAGCCGGTGGCGTGCGCGGTGGCAAGGGCATGGGCATGATCGGTGGCCGCCCAGGTTTTGGCGGCTCCAGCGACCCGGTACCCGTACGCGTCGTGCCGGTGCGGATAGGCGACTTCCCCCTCTACTACAAAGCCTTGGGCACGGTTACCGCGACCAATACGGTCAATGTGCGCAGCCGCGTGGCTGGCGAACTGGTGAAAATCCACTTCAAGGAAGGCCAGCGCGTCAAGGCTGGCGACCTGCTGGCCGAAATCGACCCGCGCCCTTATCGCATCGCCCTGCAGCAGGCCGAAGGCACCTTGGCGCAGAACCAGGCACAGTTGAAGAACGCTCAGGTCGACCTGGCCCGCTATAAAGGCCTGTACGCTGAAGACAGCATCGCCAAGCAAACACTGGACACCGCCGAAGCCCAGGTTGCGCAGTTCCAGGGGCTGGTCAAGACCAATCAGGCACAGGTCAACGACGCCCGCCTGAACCTCGATTTCACCCAGATCCGTGCGCCCATCAGTGGCCGTGTGGGCCTGCGCCAGCTCGATCTGGGCAACCTGGTGGCCGCCAACGACACCACCGCGCTGGTGGTGATCACCCAGACCGAGCCGATCAACGTCGCCTTCACCCTGCCGGAAACCGAACTGAGCACTGTGCTGGAGCGCTACCGCAGTGGCGCCAGCCTGCCGGTCGAGGCCTGGGACCGCGGTGACAGCAAGCTGCAATCCACCGGTGTGCTGGGCAGCATCGACAACCAGATCGACACCACCACCGGCACGCTGAAGTTCAAAGGCCGTTTCGAGAACAAGGACCTGGCCCTGTTCCCCAACCAGTTCGTCAACGTGCGCTTGCTGGCCGACACCCTCAAACAGGTGGTCATGGCCCCGGCCGCGGCCATCCAGTTTGGCAACGATGGCACCTTCGCCTATGTGGTCAATGAGCAGAGCACCGTCAATGTCCGCAAGCTGAAGGTGGGTGCCAGCGATGGCGAGAACAGCGTCATTCTCGACGGCTTGAAGGCCGGCGACCGTCTGGTGCTGGAAGGCACCGACCGCCTGCGCGAAGGCACCAAGGTGGAAGTGGTCGAAGACAGCTCGCAAGTGCCGACTAGCCCGGGCCAGCACCTGCAAGGGCAGGAAGCCAAGGGCGCGGCGCAAACAGGTGAAGCACAACCCGGCAACGCAGCAGGCAAGGCGGGCGCATGAACCTCTCGCGCCTGTTCATCCTGCGCCCGGTCGCCACCACGCTGAGCATGCTGGCCATCGTGCTGGCCGGCCTGATCGCCTACAAGTTGCTGCCGGTTTCCGCCTTGCCGCAGGTGGATTACCCGACCATTCGCGTCATGACCCTGTACCCCGGCGCCAGCCCGCAGGTGATGACCAGCGCCGTCACCGCACCGCTGGAACGCCAGTTCGGCCAGATGCCGGGCCTGGAACAGATGGCCTCGACCAGTTCTGGCGGTGCGTCGGTGCTGACCTTGCGTTTCAACCTCGACATGAACATGGACGTTGCCGAGCAACAGGTGCAGGCCGCGATCAACGCCGCCAGCAACCTGCTGCCCAGTGACCTGCCGGCACCGCCGGTGTACAACAAGGTCAACCCGGCCGACACCCCGGTGCTGACCCTGGCCATCTCCAGCAAGACCATGCCGCTGCCCAAGCTCAACGACCTGGTCGATACCCGCGTGGCGCAAAAGCTTGCGCAAATCAGCGGTGTGGGCATGGTCAGCATTGCCGGTGGCCAGCGCCAGGCGGTACGCATCAAGGTCAACGTCGACGCCCTGGCGGCCAATGGCTTGAATCTGGATGACGTGCGCACGCTGATCGGTGCCTCCAACGTCAACCAGCCCAAAGGCAACTTCGACGGCCCGACCCGGGTGTCGATGCTCGATGCCAACGACCAGCTGCGCTCTCCCGAGGAGTACGCCAACCTGATCCTGGCCTACAACAACGGTGCGCCGCTGCGCCTGAAGGATGTGGCCGAAATCGTCGACGGCGCCGAGAACGAGCGGCTGGCCGCCTGGGCGAACGAGAACCATGCAGTGCTGCTGAACATCCAGCGTCAGCCGGGCGCCAACGTGATCGAAGTGGTCGACCGCATCAAGGGCCTGCTGCCGTCGATCACCGACAACCTGCCGGCGGGCCTCGATGTATCGGTGCTGACCGACCGCACCCAGACCATCCGCGCTGCGGTCAAGGACGTGCAGCACGAACTGCTGATCGCCATCGTTCTGGTGGTGATGGTCACCTTCGTTTTCCTGCGCCGTTTCAGCGCCACCCTCATTCCGTCGATTGCCGTGCCACTGTCGCTGATCGGGACGTTCGGGGTCATGTACCTGGCCGGGTTCTCGGTCAACAATCTGACACTCATGGCCCTGACCATCGCCACCGGCTTTGTGGTCGATGATGCCATAGTCATGCTGGAGAACATCTCCCGGCATATCGAAGAGGGCGAGACGCCCATGCAGGCGGCACTCAAGGGCGCCCGACAGATTGGCTTCACCCTGATTTCGCTGACCTTCTCGCTGATTGCGGTACTGATCCCGTTGCTGTTCATGGCGGACGTGGTCGGTCGCCTGTTCCGCGAGTTCGCCATCACGCTGGCAGTGGCCATTCTGATTTCCCTGGTGGTGTCCCTGACCCTGACGCCGATGATGTGCGCGCGTCTGCTCAAGCGCGAGCCCGAGGAAGAAGAACAAGGCCGCTTCTACCGCGCCAGTGGCGCCTGGATCGACTGGCTGATCCAGCACTACGGCAGTGCCCTGCAGTGGGTGCTCAAGCATCAGCCGCTGACCTTGCTGGTGGCGGTGGCCAGCCTGGTGCTCACGGTGTTCCTGTACATGGTCGTGCCCAAGGGCTTCTTCCCGGTGCAGGATACCGGGGTGATCCAGGGTATTTCCGAAGCGCCGCAGTCCACCTCGTTCGCTGCCATGAGCGAACGTCAGCAGGCCCTGAGCAAGGTCATCCTGCAAGACCCGGCCGTGCAGAGCCTGTCGTCCTACATTGGCGTAGACGGCGACAACGCCACGCTCAACAGTGGTCGCCTGCTGATCAACCTCAAGCCCCACGGCGAGCGCGATGTCAGCGCCAGCGAAGTGATCAGCCGCCTGCAGCCGCAGGTCGACCGGCTGGTGGGCATCCGCCTGTTCATGCAGCCGGTGCAAGACCTCAGCATCGAGGACCGGGTCAGCCGGACCCAGTACCAGTTCAGCCTGTCGTCGCCGGACGCCGACCTGCTGGCGCAGTGGAGCGGCAAGCTGGTGCAGGCGCTGCAGCAGCGCCCGGAACTGGCCGATGTGGCCAGCGACCTGCAGGACAAGGGCTTGCAGGTGTACCTGGTAATCGACCGTGACATGGCCAGCCGCCTGGGGATCAGCGTCTCGCAGATCACCAATGCCCTGTACGACGCCTTCGGCCAGCGGCAGATCTCGACCATCTACACCCAGGCCAGCCAGTACCGCGTGGTGTTGCAGTCCAGTGACGCCGCCACGATCGGCCCGCAGGCGCTGGAGTCGATCCACGTCAAGGCCACCGATGGCGGCCAGGTGCGCCTTTCGGCGCTGGCGCGGATCGAGCAGCGTCAAGCGCAGCTGGCTATTTCCCACATCGGCCAGTTCCCGGCGGTGACCTTGTCGTTCAACCTGGCCCACGGCGCGTCGCTGGGCGAAGCCGTGCAGGTGATCGAGCAGGTGCAGAAGGACATCGGCATGCCGCTGGGTGTGCAGACCCGCTTCCAGGGTGCGGCGGAGGCCTTCCAGGCGTCGCTGTCGAGTACCCTGCTGCTGATTCTGGCGGCGGTGGTGACCATGTACATCGTGCTGGGGGTGCTGTACGAAAGCTACATCCACCCGATCACCATCCTCTCGACCCTGCCGTCGGCGGCGGTCGGTGCCTTGCTGGCCTTGCTCATCAGCGGTAACGACCTGGGCATGATCGCCATCATCGGCATCATCCTGCTGATCGGTATCGTCAAGAAGAACGCGATCATGATGATCGACTTCGCCCTGGAGGCCGAGCGCAATCAGGGCATGAGCCCGCGCGATGCCATCTACCAGGCGGCGTTGCTGCGCTTCCGGCCGATCCTGATGACCACCCTGGCCGCGCTGTTTGGTGCGGTGCCGCTGATGCTTGCCACCGGTTCGGGCGCCGAGCTGCGCCAGCCACTGGGCCTGGTGATGGTCGGCGGGTTGCTGGTCAGCCAGGTGCTGACGCTGTTCACCACTCCGGTCATCTACCTGTACTTCGATCGCCTGGCCCGCCGCCTGCGCCCGGCCACTGACGTGAAGCAGGCCCAGGCATGAACCTGTCCGGGCCTTTCATTCGTCGCCCGGTGGCGACCATGCTGTTGAGCCTGGCGATCATGCTGCTGGGCGGGGTCAGCTTTGGCTTGCTGCCGGTGGCGCCTCTGCCGCAAATGGACTTCCCGGTGATCGTGGTGTCGGCGAACCTGTCTGGTGCCAGCCCCGAGGTCATGGCGTCCACCGTGGCCACACCGCTGGAGCGCAAGCTGGGCAGCATCGCCGGCGTCACCACGCTCACCAGCAGCTCCAACCAGGGTTCGACACGGGTAGTCATCGGCTTCGAGTTGGGCCGTGACATCGATGGCGCAGCCCGTGAGGTTCAAGCGGCGATCAACGCTACCCGCAACCTGCTGCCCAGTGGCATGCGCAGCATGCCCACCTACAAGAAGATCAACCCGTCGCAGGCGCCGATCATGGTGCTGTCGCTGACTTCGGATGTGTTGCAGAAAGGCCAGCTGTATGACCTGGCCGACACCATCCTTTCACAGAGCCTGGCTCAGGTGTCGGGGGTAGGGGAGGTGCAGATCGGTGGCAGTTCGCTGCCGGCCGTGCGCATTGCCGTCGAGCCGCAACTGCTCAACCAGTACAACCTGTCGCTGGACGAAGTGCGCACCGCAGTATCCAACGCCAACCAGCGCCGGCCCATGGGCTTTGTCGAAGACGCCGAGCGCAACTGGCAGGTGCGGGCCAACGACCAGTTGGAAAGCGCCAAGGATTACGAGCCGGTGGTGATTCGCCAACAGAACGGCACCATTCTGCGCCTGTCTGACGTGGCGACCGTCACCGACGGCGTTGAAAACCGTTACAACAGCGGCTTCTTCAACGACCAGGCAGCGGTGCTGCTGGTGGTCAACCGCCAGACCGGCGCCAACATCATCGAAACGGTCGACCAGATCAAGGCGCAGCTACCGGCACTGCAGTCGTTGCTGCCTGCCAGCGTGCAACTGAACGTGGCCATGGACCGCTCGCCCGTGATCAAGGCCACCCTCAAAGAGGCCGAGCACACCCTGCTGATCGCCGTGGTGCTGGTGATCCTGGTGGTCTACCTGTTCCTCGGCAGCCTGCGCGCCTCGCTGATCCCCAGCCTGGCGGTGCCGGTATCGCTGGTGGGCACGTTCGCAGTCATGTACGTGTGCGGTTTCTCGCTCAACAACCTGTCGCTGATGGCGCTGATCCTTGCCACCGGGCTGGTGGTGGACGATGCCATCGTGGTGCTGGAAAACATCTCCAGGCATATCGAGAACGGCCAGCCACCGATGAAGGCGGCCTTCCTGGGCGCCAAGGAGGTGGGTTTCACCTTGCTGTCGATGAACGTGTCGCTGGTGGCGGTGTTCGTCTCCATCCTGTTCATGGGCGGCATCGTGCGCAACCTGTTCCAGGAGTTTTCCATCACCCTGGCGGCGGCGATCATCGTCTCGCTGGTGGTGTCGCTCACCCTTACACCGATGCTCTGCGCCCGCTGGCTCAAGCCGCAACAGGCCGAGCAGACACGCCTGCAGCGCTGGAGCGACACGCTGCATCAGCGCATGGTTGCTGCCTATGACCACAGCCTGGGCTGGGCCCTGCGCCACAAGCGGCTGACCCTGCTCAGCCTGCTGGCCACCATCGGCATCAACATCGCCCTGTACGTGGTGGTGCCCAAGACGCTGATGCCCCAGCAGGATACCGGCCAGTTGATGGGCTTCATCCGGGGTGACGACGGCCTGTCGTTCACGGTGATGCAGCCGAAGATGGAAATCTACCGCCGCGCCTTGCTGGCCGACCCGGCAGTACAGAGCGTCGCCGGTTTCATCGGTGGCAACAGCGGTACCAACAACGCCTTTGTGCTGGTGCGCCTGAAACCGATCAGCGAGCGCAAGATCGACGCGCAGAAGGTGATCGAGCGCCTGCGCAAGGAACTGCCCAAAGTGCCCGGCGGGCGCCTGTTCCTGATGGCCGACCAGGACCTGCAACTGGGGGGCGGTGGGCGTGACCAGACCTCTTCTCAGTACCTGTATACCCTGCAAAGCGGCGACCTGGCGGCGTTGCGCGAATGGTTTCCCAAGGTGGTCGCGGCGCTGCGTGCACTGCCTGAGCTGACCGCCATCGACGCCCGCGATGGTGCCGGT encodes:
- a CDS encoding efflux RND transporter permease subunit yields the protein MNLSGPFIRRPVATMLLSLAIMLLGGVSFGLLPVAPLPQMDFPVIVVSANLSGASPEVMASTVATPLERKLGSIAGVTTLTSSSNQGSTRVVIGFELGRDIDGAAREVQAAINATRNLLPSGMRSMPTYKKINPSQAPIMVLSLTSDVLQKGQLYDLADTILSQSLAQVSGVGEVQIGGSSLPAVRIAVEPQLLNQYNLSLDEVRTAVSNANQRRPMGFVEDAERNWQVRANDQLESAKDYEPVVIRQQNGTILRLSDVATVTDGVENRYNSGFFNDQAAVLLVVNRQTGANIIETVDQIKAQLPALQSLLPASVQLNVAMDRSPVIKATLKEAEHTLLIAVVLVILVVYLFLGSLRASLIPSLAVPVSLVGTFAVMYVCGFSLNNLSLMALILATGLVVDDAIVVLENISRHIENGQPPMKAAFLGAKEVGFTLLSMNVSLVAVFVSILFMGGIVRNLFQEFSITLAAAIIVSLVVSLTLTPMLCARWLKPQQAEQTRLQRWSDTLHQRMVAAYDHSLGWALRHKRLTLLSLLATIGINIALYVVVPKTLMPQQDTGQLMGFIRGDDGLSFTVMQPKMEIYRRALLADPAVQSVAGFIGGNSGTNNAFVLVRLKPISERKIDAQKVIERLRKELPKVPGGRLFLMADQDLQLGGGGRDQTSSQYLYTLQSGDLAALREWFPKVVAALRALPELTAIDARDGAGTQQVTLVVDRDQAKRLGIDMDMVTAVLNNAYSQRQISTIYDSLNQYQVVLEINPKYAWDPSTLEQVQVITADGARVPLSTIAHYENSLANDRVSHEGQFASEDIAFDVAEGYSPDQAMAALERAVAKLGLPEEVIAKLGGTADAFAQTQQGQPFMILGALLLVYLVLGILYESYIHPLTILSTLPSAGVGALLALYVTGGEFSLISLLGLFLLIGVVKKNAILMIDLALQLERHQGFSPEESIRRACLLRLRPILMTTLAAILGALPLLLSQAEGAEMRQPLGLTIIGGLVFSQILTLYTTPVVYLYLDRLRHRFNRWRGVRTDAALETPL
- a CDS encoding MdtB/MuxB family multidrug efflux RND transporter permease subunit, giving the protein MNLSRLFILRPVATTLSMLAIVLAGLIAYKLLPVSALPQVDYPTIRVMTLYPGASPQVMTSAVTAPLERQFGQMPGLEQMASTSSGGASVLTLRFNLDMNMDVAEQQVQAAINAASNLLPSDLPAPPVYNKVNPADTPVLTLAISSKTMPLPKLNDLVDTRVAQKLAQISGVGMVSIAGGQRQAVRIKVNVDALAANGLNLDDVRTLIGASNVNQPKGNFDGPTRVSMLDANDQLRSPEEYANLILAYNNGAPLRLKDVAEIVDGAENERLAAWANENHAVLLNIQRQPGANVIEVVDRIKGLLPSITDNLPAGLDVSVLTDRTQTIRAAVKDVQHELLIAIVLVVMVTFVFLRRFSATLIPSIAVPLSLIGTFGVMYLAGFSVNNLTLMALTIATGFVVDDAIVMLENISRHIEEGETPMQAALKGARQIGFTLISLTFSLIAVLIPLLFMADVVGRLFREFAITLAVAILISLVVSLTLTPMMCARLLKREPEEEEQGRFYRASGAWIDWLIQHYGSALQWVLKHQPLTLLVAVASLVLTVFLYMVVPKGFFPVQDTGVIQGISEAPQSTSFAAMSERQQALSKVILQDPAVQSLSSYIGVDGDNATLNSGRLLINLKPHGERDVSASEVISRLQPQVDRLVGIRLFMQPVQDLSIEDRVSRTQYQFSLSSPDADLLAQWSGKLVQALQQRPELADVASDLQDKGLQVYLVIDRDMASRLGISVSQITNALYDAFGQRQISTIYTQASQYRVVLQSSDAATIGPQALESIHVKATDGGQVRLSALARIEQRQAQLAISHIGQFPAVTLSFNLAHGASLGEAVQVIEQVQKDIGMPLGVQTRFQGAAEAFQASLSSTLLLILAAVVTMYIVLGVLYESYIHPITILSTLPSAAVGALLALLISGNDLGMIAIIGIILLIGIVKKNAIMMIDFALEAERNQGMSPRDAIYQAALLRFRPILMTTLAALFGAVPLMLATGSGAELRQPLGLVMVGGLLVSQVLTLFTTPVIYLYFDRLARRLRPATDVKQAQA
- a CDS encoding IS110-like element ISPpu9 family transposase; this translates as MARKPSKQRFTVVHPDCAAIDVGGREHFVAVDPRHENPVQSFTSFTDDLLKMANWLESLGIKVVAMESTGVYWIPIYEILSERGFDVYLVNARATRQITGRKSDVLDCQWIWQLMTHGLLRGAFRPDDLTCCVRSLVRQRASKVKDQAQTLNRMQKAMSQMNIQLANVISDISGVTGMKILRAICAGERDPVQLAELTDRRIKAGKEAVARSLHGNWRREHLHALTQELAAYDFLEQQIADCDDAIKAALEQLPVLQNKPEPSKKPLRSPHRNGAQQTVLHQTLWKVLGVDLTAIPTIGVDTALVLAGEIGTDLSRFPSSQHFCSWLGLAPPTRISGGHRLAGGGPKIVNRAAQALKQAASNARNDKGFIGASHRARLTRMDTSCAIKATAHQLARLVYNLLTKKQAYVEQGLEEFETRSQDRQVRALLRKARKLGYQLVAA
- a CDS encoding MdtA/MuxA family multidrug efflux RND transporter periplasmic adaptor subunit; translation: MQASNSRSLRRWLVGLLILLLVAALAWWLWPAATPAHKEAGGVRGGKGMGMIGGRPGFGGSSDPVPVRVVPVRIGDFPLYYKALGTVTATNTVNVRSRVAGELVKIHFKEGQRVKAGDLLAEIDPRPYRIALQQAEGTLAQNQAQLKNAQVDLARYKGLYAEDSIAKQTLDTAEAQVAQFQGLVKTNQAQVNDARLNLDFTQIRAPISGRVGLRQLDLGNLVAANDTTALVVITQTEPINVAFTLPETELSTVLERYRSGASLPVEAWDRGDSKLQSTGVLGSIDNQIDTTTGTLKFKGRFENKDLALFPNQFVNVRLLADTLKQVVMAPAAAIQFGNDGTFAYVVNEQSTVNVRKLKVGASDGENSVILDGLKAGDRLVLEGTDRLREGTKVEVVEDSSQVPTSPGQHLQGQEAKGAAQTGEAQPGNAAGKAGA